The following coding sequences are from one Gossypium hirsutum isolate 1008001.06 chromosome A12, Gossypium_hirsutum_v2.1, whole genome shotgun sequence window:
- the LOC107931203 gene encoding mitogen-activated protein kinase kinase kinase 3 isoform X2 — MPAWWGKKSNKNKEESQNRSPRGTSIGVIKLSPNKPDATAGFSSGDAAGKMKVAAAAAADDKNSNYSKSFDGGGLVLTTSNSPRASREFSVVVGCSGGGSSGFSGLDSDSGEKIGIPLPTPSISPMQSDHVVGLGSGWHSVSSDSSSEDNQIANDPVQFLAYRGQGEPRMNTRSRSPGPGSRGATSPTSPLHHQLSAVSLESPTGRKEDGKSVCHKLPLPPGSPTSPSAALPSTRTCGVNENTPFTLSKWRRGRLLGRGTFGHVYLGFNSESGQMCAIKEVRLVSDDQTSKESLKQLNQEINLLSQLSHPNIVRYYGSELGEETLSVYLEYVSGGSIHKLLQEYGAFKEPVIQNYTRQILSGLAYLHGRNTVHRDIKGANILVDPTGEIKLADFGMAKHITACGTMLSFKGSPYWMAPEVVMNTNGYNLAVDIWSLGCTILEMATSKPPWNQYEGVAAIFKIGNSKDIPEIPDRLSNEAKSFIRLCLQREPSARPTALQLLDHPFIHDQATTRVANISITKDAFPYTFDGSRTPPILELQSTRNNVPSFDGDYEMRGMTTTSRALRNPRDNARAITSLPVSPCSSPLRYGAAHKSCFLSPPHPAYQFVGQSGFLCDISGNASRPNPKYTLDPWLQTSLLKVQTPSTPPRTRPI, encoded by the exons atgcctGCTTGGTGGGGTAAAAAGTCGAATAAGAACAAAGAAGAGAGTCAAAATCGAAGTCCACGAGGCACTAGCATCGGAGTAATTAAGCTTTCGCCTAATAAACCAGATGCTACTGCCGGATTTTCCTCCGGCGACGCTGCTGGCAAAATGAAAGTggccgccgccgccgccgccgaTGACAAGAACAGCAACTACTCTAAGAGCTTTGATGGTGGAGGGCTTGTTTTAACCACCAGTAATTCACCACGTGCCAGCAGGGAGTTCAGCGTTGTTGTTGGTTGTAGTGGTGGTGGGTCATCCGGGTTTTCGGGTTTGGATTCGGATTCAGGTGAAAAAATAGggattcctttgcctacaccatCCATCTCACCGATGCAGAGTGATCATGTTGTGGGGTTAGGATCTGGGTGGCATTCGGTTTCAAGTGATAGCTCTTCTGAAGATAATCAGATTGCAAATGATCCGGTTCAATTCCTTGCATACAG AGGCCAAGGTGAACCTAGAATGAACACGAGGTCGAGAAGCCCTGGTCCGGGGTCGAGAGGAGCAACCAGCCCGACGTCACCTCTTCATCATCAATTGTCTGCGGTTAGTCTAGAGTCTCCTACAGGCAGAAAGGAAGATGGCAAGTCCGTGTGTCATAAGTTGCCTCTTCCACCAGGTTCTCCTACTAGTCCCTCTGCTGCCCTGCCTAGCACAAGAACTTGTGGAGTGAATGAAAATACACCTTTTACTCTATCGAAATGGCGAAGAGGTAGACTCTTAGGAAGGGGAACTTTTGGACATGTTTACCTTGGGTTTAATAG TGAAAGTGGGCAGATGTGTGCAATAAAAGAAGTCAGGCTTGTCTCTGATGATCAAACATCAAAAGAAAGCCTCAAGCAACTGAACCAG GAGATAAATTTGCTTAGTCAGCTATCTCATCCAAACATTGTTCGGTACTATGGAAGTGAactg GGTGAAGAAACACTCTCAGTTTACTTGGAATATGTCTCTGGTGGTTCAATCCACAAATTGCTTCAAGAATATGGTGCCTTCAAGGAACCTGTCATTCAAAACTATACAAGACAAATTCTTTCTGGGCTTGCTTACTTGCATGGAAGAAATACAGTCCACAG AGACATAAAAGGGGCAAACATATTAGTAGATCCTACTGGTGAAATCAAGTTGGCTGACTTTGGCATGGCAAAACAT ATAACAGCTTGTGGTACAATGCTTTCATTCAAGGGAAGTCCTTACTGGATGGCACCTGAG GTTGTAATGAATACAAATGGCTACAACCTTGCAGTGGATATCTGGAGTCTAGGCTGTACCATACTTGAAATGGCTACATCAAAACCACCATGGAATCAGTATGAAGGG GTGGCTGCAATATTTAAAATTGGAAACAGTAAAGATATCCCAGAGATTCCTGATCGCCTTTCTAATGAAGCTAAAAGTTTCATAAGGCTTTGCTTGCAAAGAGAACCGTCAGCACGTCCTACAGCCTTGCAACTGCTAGATCACCCTTTCATTCATGACCAAGCAACTACAAGAGTTGCTAACATCAGCATAACCAAGGATGCATTTCCTTATACTTTTGATGGAAGCCGCACTCCG CCCATATTAGAACTGCAGTCCACTAGAAATAATGTCCCTTCATTTGATGGAGATTATGAGATGAGGGGAATGACTACAACTTCAAGAGCTTTGAGGAATCCGAG AGATAATGCAAGAGCAATCACATCTTTGCCTGTATCTCCTTGTTCAAGTCCATTAAGATATGGTGCAGCTCACAAGAGTTGTTTTCTTTCTCCTCCTCATCCGGCTTATCAGTTTGTAGGACAGAGCGGATTCTTGTGTGATATCTCTGGGAATGCTTCGAGACCAAATCCAAAGTACACTTTGGATCCTTGGCTTCAAACTTCACTACTAAAAGTTCAAACACCGAGCACCCCTCCACGAACGAGACCTATTTGA
- the LOC107931203 gene encoding mitogen-activated protein kinase kinase kinase 3 isoform X1, translating into MPAWWGKKSNKNKEESQNRSPRGTSIGVIKLSPNKPDATAGFSSGDAAGKMKVAAAAAADDKNSNYSKSFDGGGLVLTTSNSPRASREFSVVVGCSGGGSSGFSGLDSDSGEKIGIPLPTPSISPMQSDHVVGLGSGWHSVSSDSSSEDNQIANDPVQFLAYRSYIDPRGQGEPRMNTRSRSPGPGSRGATSPTSPLHHQLSAVSLESPTGRKEDGKSVCHKLPLPPGSPTSPSAALPSTRTCGVNENTPFTLSKWRRGRLLGRGTFGHVYLGFNSESGQMCAIKEVRLVSDDQTSKESLKQLNQEINLLSQLSHPNIVRYYGSELGEETLSVYLEYVSGGSIHKLLQEYGAFKEPVIQNYTRQILSGLAYLHGRNTVHRDIKGANILVDPTGEIKLADFGMAKHITACGTMLSFKGSPYWMAPEVVMNTNGYNLAVDIWSLGCTILEMATSKPPWNQYEGVAAIFKIGNSKDIPEIPDRLSNEAKSFIRLCLQREPSARPTALQLLDHPFIHDQATTRVANISITKDAFPYTFDGSRTPPILELQSTRNNVPSFDGDYEMRGMTTTSRALRNPRDNARAITSLPVSPCSSPLRYGAAHKSCFLSPPHPAYQFVGQSGFLCDISGNASRPNPKYTLDPWLQTSLLKVQTPSTPPRTRPI; encoded by the exons atgcctGCTTGGTGGGGTAAAAAGTCGAATAAGAACAAAGAAGAGAGTCAAAATCGAAGTCCACGAGGCACTAGCATCGGAGTAATTAAGCTTTCGCCTAATAAACCAGATGCTACTGCCGGATTTTCCTCCGGCGACGCTGCTGGCAAAATGAAAGTggccgccgccgccgccgccgaTGACAAGAACAGCAACTACTCTAAGAGCTTTGATGGTGGAGGGCTTGTTTTAACCACCAGTAATTCACCACGTGCCAGCAGGGAGTTCAGCGTTGTTGTTGGTTGTAGTGGTGGTGGGTCATCCGGGTTTTCGGGTTTGGATTCGGATTCAGGTGAAAAAATAGggattcctttgcctacaccatCCATCTCACCGATGCAGAGTGATCATGTTGTGGGGTTAGGATCTGGGTGGCATTCGGTTTCAAGTGATAGCTCTTCTGAAGATAATCAGATTGCAAATGATCCGGTTCAATTCCTTGCATACAG GTCCTATATTGATCCCAGAGGCCAAGGTGAACCTAGAATGAACACGAGGTCGAGAAGCCCTGGTCCGGGGTCGAGAGGAGCAACCAGCCCGACGTCACCTCTTCATCATCAATTGTCTGCGGTTAGTCTAGAGTCTCCTACAGGCAGAAAGGAAGATGGCAAGTCCGTGTGTCATAAGTTGCCTCTTCCACCAGGTTCTCCTACTAGTCCCTCTGCTGCCCTGCCTAGCACAAGAACTTGTGGAGTGAATGAAAATACACCTTTTACTCTATCGAAATGGCGAAGAGGTAGACTCTTAGGAAGGGGAACTTTTGGACATGTTTACCTTGGGTTTAATAG TGAAAGTGGGCAGATGTGTGCAATAAAAGAAGTCAGGCTTGTCTCTGATGATCAAACATCAAAAGAAAGCCTCAAGCAACTGAACCAG GAGATAAATTTGCTTAGTCAGCTATCTCATCCAAACATTGTTCGGTACTATGGAAGTGAactg GGTGAAGAAACACTCTCAGTTTACTTGGAATATGTCTCTGGTGGTTCAATCCACAAATTGCTTCAAGAATATGGTGCCTTCAAGGAACCTGTCATTCAAAACTATACAAGACAAATTCTTTCTGGGCTTGCTTACTTGCATGGAAGAAATACAGTCCACAG AGACATAAAAGGGGCAAACATATTAGTAGATCCTACTGGTGAAATCAAGTTGGCTGACTTTGGCATGGCAAAACAT ATAACAGCTTGTGGTACAATGCTTTCATTCAAGGGAAGTCCTTACTGGATGGCACCTGAG GTTGTAATGAATACAAATGGCTACAACCTTGCAGTGGATATCTGGAGTCTAGGCTGTACCATACTTGAAATGGCTACATCAAAACCACCATGGAATCAGTATGAAGGG GTGGCTGCAATATTTAAAATTGGAAACAGTAAAGATATCCCAGAGATTCCTGATCGCCTTTCTAATGAAGCTAAAAGTTTCATAAGGCTTTGCTTGCAAAGAGAACCGTCAGCACGTCCTACAGCCTTGCAACTGCTAGATCACCCTTTCATTCATGACCAAGCAACTACAAGAGTTGCTAACATCAGCATAACCAAGGATGCATTTCCTTATACTTTTGATGGAAGCCGCACTCCG CCCATATTAGAACTGCAGTCCACTAGAAATAATGTCCCTTCATTTGATGGAGATTATGAGATGAGGGGAATGACTACAACTTCAAGAGCTTTGAGGAATCCGAG AGATAATGCAAGAGCAATCACATCTTTGCCTGTATCTCCTTGTTCAAGTCCATTAAGATATGGTGCAGCTCACAAGAGTTGTTTTCTTTCTCCTCCTCATCCGGCTTATCAGTTTGTAGGACAGAGCGGATTCTTGTGTGATATCTCTGGGAATGCTTCGAGACCAAATCCAAAGTACACTTTGGATCCTTGGCTTCAAACTTCACTACTAAAAGTTCAAACACCGAGCACCCCTCCACGAACGAGACCTATTTGA